The Streptomyces sp. NBC_00102 genome segment CCACTCCTCGTCGCGGACCAGCTCGGCGAGCGGGGTGCCGATGGTGTCGGCGATGAGGATCAGGCTGTCGAGACGGGCCCCGAGCGCCCCATCTCGATGCGGTTGATAGGGCCCGGCATTAATGAGAAAAGCCCCTCGCCCGATGAGGGGCGGGGGGCCTGAACAGGCTTTCACCTGCGGTTGTCCGTGGTGGGCGCGGACGGTTTCGAACCGCCGACATCTGCTTTGTAAGAGCAGCGCTCTACCCCTGAGCTACGCACCCGTGGATGAAGGAACAGCGTACATGGCGTCGGGCCCGGGCTCACACTCCGATTCCCCGCAGCCGCAGGTCCACGGCACGGGGCATCGTGAGAAGGCCGTGCCGAGGCCCGCGACGAGGCTCGAACACCGTGCCGAACAGGGGCCGGACACGGGGGCTACCCCCACCCCGGAGCCGGTGGGCGGCCTCATCGTGGGTGAGGGCGGGGATGCATAACGTGAAGGTGGCCGGGGGAACTGCTCCGGCGAGCTCGCCACCGCACCGCGCACTACTGGGGGACCGATCCCGTGGACCACACCACCGGCATGCCGAACGCCCGCCCGAGCACCGGCCGCCGACGCACCGCCCGCCCGCGCCTCGCTCGCAGGGGCACCGCGCTCCTCGCCTCCGCCGGGGCGCTCCTCGTCGCGGTGGCGGTCAGCGGGTGCGGGAGTACGGACGTGGAGGGGGCGCCCGTCGAACACAAGTCGTTCGCGCTCCGGGGGAAGACGCTGACGATCGACTCGTCGAACACCTCGCTGGAGCTCGTGCCGGCCGACGTCGACAAGGTGGAGGTGGAACGGCAGACGGACGGGTGGGTGGTCTTCGGGTCGGGGCCCGATCCGGTCTGGAAGATGGAGGACGGCACCCTCACGCTGAAAGTGAAGTGCACGGGCGTGGTCGACAACTGCTCCGGCCGGCATCGGGTGAAGGTGCCGCGCGGGGTGGCCGTGAAGGCGTCGGGGGACAACGGCAAGGTGACCGCGTCCGGGTTCGACACCCGGCTGGAGCTGTCCTCCGACAACGGCGGGCTGGTCGTGCGGGACGCCGGGGGCGAGCTGAAGTTGTCGAGCGACAACGGGGCGATCGACGCGAAGGGGCTCTCGGGTCCGTCCGTGGTGGTCGGGTCGGACAACGGGGCGATCCGGCTCGGGTTCGATACGGCGCCGGATCTGCTGGACGTCGACACGGACAACGGCAGCACCCACGTCGAGCTGCCCGGCGGTGACACCGCGTACGCCGTGGACGCGAAGGCGAGCAACGGGCACGTCTCCGTCGACGTACCGCGCAGCGACGCCAGCCCGCACGCGGTGAA includes the following:
- a CDS encoding DUF4097 family beta strand repeat-containing protein, with translation MDHTTGMPNARPSTGRRRTARPRLARRGTALLASAGALLVAVAVSGCGSTDVEGAPVEHKSFALRGKTLTIDSSNTSLELVPADVDKVEVERQTDGWVVFGSGPDPVWKMEDGTLTLKVKCTGVVDNCSGRHRVKVPRGVAVKASGDNGKVTASGFDTRLELSSDNGGLVVRDAGGELKLSSDNGAIDAKGLSGPSVVVGSDNGAIRLGFDTAPDLLDVDTDNGSTHVELPGGDTAYAVDAKASNGHVSVDVPRSDASPHAVKVRSDNGEVSLTTAN